Within Salmo trutta chromosome 30, fSalTru1.1, whole genome shotgun sequence, the genomic segment TATCAGAGGTCCAGAACCAGACATGAGAAGTCCAGATATGAGAGAGGACCACTTCTCACCAACAACTTACTATGGAGGAAAGAGATCCCCATCGCCCCATTTTAATAGTCCAAGGATCCCCTTATCTGTTCCAAGAGGAAATTTTAAGGATCAACGAGGAGCACCTTGTCCTGGTTTCCGCCCCAGGGGTCCTCGTACCTCAAGGTGGATGCCACCACGGTCCCGGTTTGATGGTCCACATAATCCGCTAGTAGTAAGACCTCTAGAGCTGCTCGGAACACAAAGAGGCACCAACCAGAATCATGACAATGGAGGTGAGCATATTCAACCAGAAATAAAGGAGCAACACATTGCACAGAGCCCATCGGACATTATGAGAGAGAACCAGTTTTCCTCACAAGGTCCTCCACACATGGCCTCTCCAAGCAACCACGGTGAGCGGTCCAGCAGTTTAGAGAGGAGAGATCCCGATATGAGGGAGGGACGAAGACACCAAGGCCCAGACATCAGAAGTCCAGATATGATAGAACCTGGGCCAGACATGAGGGGGCCAGGGCCAGACATGTGGGATGCTAGAAGGGGTCCAGGGCCAGACATGAGGGATGATGGGAGAGGGCCAGACATATGGGTTGATAGAAGGGGTCCAGGGCCAGACATGCAAGGTTCAGGGCCAGAGATGGGGGGTCCAGGGCCAATCATGCGAGGTCTAGGGCCAGACATGCGACATCCAGGGCCAGACATGAGGGGTACAGTGCCAGACatgaggggtgataggagagggcCAGAGCCGGACatgaggggtgataggagagggcCAGAGCCCGACatgaggggtgataggagagggcCAGAGCCCGACatgaggggtgataggagagggcCAGAGCCCGACatgaggggtgataggagagggcCAGAGCCCGACatgaggggtgataggagagggcCAGAGCCCGACatgaggggtgataggagagggcCAGAGCCCGACatgaggggtgataggagagggcCAGAGCCCGACatgaggggtgataggagagggcCAGAGCCCGACatgaggggtgataggagagggcCAGAGCCCGACatgaggggtgataggagagggcCAGAGCCCGACATGAGGTGTGATAGGAGAGGGCCAGAGCCCGACatgaggggtgataggagagggcCAGAGCCCGACatgaggggtgataggagagggcCAGAGCCCGACatgaggggtgataggagagggcCAGAGCCCGACatgaggggtgataggagagggcCAGACATATGGGATGATGGAAGAGGTCCAGGACCAGACATGACAGCTCCTGAAGTGCCAGGCCCAGATCCAGATATGAGAAGTCCAGACATGAGAGTGGACCACTTCACACCAACAGCTAACTTTGGAGGACAGAGACCAACATCGACTCATTTCAGCAGTCCAAGGATGATCTCACCTGTTCAAAGAGGACATTTTGAGGATCAAAGGGGAGTACATCGTCCTGGTTTCCGCCCCAGGGGTCCTCGTCCATCGAGGTTCAACCAGCCCAGAGGCTCATATCCAGGGCACTTCCCAGGGGGGCAACCACGGTTCCGTTTCGATGGTCGACAGGGAGTGGTAAGACCTGCTCATGCCTCGCTGGTAACACCAAGGGAGCACAGTATACAGAGCCCATCAGAAATTCTGATAGAAACCCAGATACCCTCACAAGGTCCTCCCCACATGGCCTCTCCAAACAACAAGGGGGAGCGGTCCAGCAATTTAGAAAGGAGAGATCCTGATAttggggaggaaaggagaaacCCAGGGTCAGACATCAGCGGTCCAGATATGATGGGACCAGGGCCTGACatgaggggtgataggagaggaCCAGGGCCAGACatgaggggtgataggagagggcCAGAAATCAGAGGTCCAGATATGATGGGACCAGGGCCAGACatgaggggtgataggagagggcCAGACATGAGAGATTCAGGGCCAGACATCAGAGGGCCAGGTCTAGGGCCAGATACaaggggtgataggagagggcCAGGAACAGACATGAGGGGTGAAAGGAGAGGTCCAGGGCCAGACATGAGGGGTGAAAGGAGAGGTCCAGGGCCAGACATGAGGGGTGATGGGAGAGGTCCAGGGCCAGACATGAGGGGGGATGGGAGAGGTCCAGGGCCAGACATGAGGGGGGATGGGAGAGGTCCAGGGCCAGACATGAGGGGTGATGGGAGAGGGCCAGGGCCAGACATGAGGGGTGATGGGAGAGGGCCAGGGCCAGACATGAGGGGTGATGGGAGAGGGCCAGATATGAGAGGTCCAGGGCCAGACATGAGAGACCCAGGGCCAGACACAAGGGGTGATAGGAGAGGTCCAGGGCCAGACATGAGAGGTCCAGGGCCAGACATGAGGTGTGATAGGGGAGGTCCAGGGTCAGACATGAGGGTTCTAGGGCCAGACATGAGAGATACAGGGCCAGACATCAGAGGGCCAGACACAAGGGGTGATATGAGAGGTCCAGGGCTAGACATGAGGGGTCCAGGGCCAGACATGAGGGGTGATAGGGGAGGTCCAGGGCCAGACATGAGGGTTCTAGGGCCAGACATGAGGGGTCCAGGGCCAGACTTGAGGGGTGATAGGGGAGGTCCAGGGCCAGACatgaggggtgataggagagggcAAGGGTCAAACatgaggggtgataggagagggcCAGACATGAGAGATCCAGGGCCAGACACAAGGGGTGAAAGGAGAAGACCAGACATGAGAGATCCAGGGCCAGACATGAGAGGGCCAGGTCTAGGGCGAGACACAAGGGGTGACAGGAGATGGCCAGGGCAGGACTTGAGGGGTCCTGGGCCAGACATCAGAGGGCCAGGTCTAGGGCCAGACACaaggggtgataggagagggcCAGACATCAGAGGTCCAAGGACAGATATGAGGGGTGATAGAAGAGATCCAGGGCCAGACATGAGAGATCCAGGGCCAGACATGAGAGATCCAGGGCCAGACATACTGGGTCCGGGGCCAGACATGCAGGGTCCAGGGCCAGACATGCAGGGTCCAGGGCCAGACATGCAGGGTCCAGAGCCAGACATGAGAACTCCAGAGCCAGACATCAGAGGGCCAGGTCTAGGGCCAGACACAAGGGGTTATAGGAGAGGGCCAGGGCCAGACTTGAGGGGTCCAGGGCCAGACATGTGGGGTGATAGGAGAGGGCCAGGGCCAGACATGAGGGTTGATAGGAGAGGACCAGGGCCAGGCATGAGGGGTCCAGAGCCAGATATCAAAGGACCAGGTCTAGGGCCAGACACaaggggtgataggagagggcCAGGACTAGACATGAGGGGTGATCGGAGAGGGCCAGGGCCAGACATGAGGGGTGATCGGAGAGGGCCAGGGCCAGACATGAGGGGTCCAGGACCAGGCATGAGAGATCAAGAGCCAGACATCAGAGAGCCAGGTCTAGGGCCAGACACAAGGGTTGATAGGAGAGGGACAGGTCCAGACATGAGAGGGACATGGCCTGAAACaaggggtgataggagagggcCAGGGAAAGACTTGAGGGGTCTAGGGCCAGACATGAGAAGGCCAGGGCCAGACACAAGGAGTGATAGGAGAGGGCCAGGACCAGACACAAGAGATCAAGAGCCAGACATCAGAGAGCCAGGTCTAGAGCCAGACACAAGGGGTGATAAGAGAGGGCCAGGGCCAGACTTGAGGGGTCTAGAGCCAGACATGAGAGGGCCAGGGCCAGGCACaaggggtgataggagagggcCAGAGCCAGACATTTGGGGTCCAGGACCAGAATCGAGAGATCAAGATCCAGACATCAGAGGGCCAGACAcaaggggtgataggagagatacAGGGCCAGACATCGGATGGCCAGGTCTATGGCCAGACACAAGGAGTGATAGGAGAGGGCCAAACATGAGAGATCCAGGGCCAGACAAGAGGGTGGTTAGGAGAGGGTCAGGGCCAGAAATGGAAGTTCCAGGGCCTGAAACAAGGGGTGATAGGAGAGCACCAGGGACAGAGATGAGGGGTCCAGGACCAGACACGAGAGAGCAAGAGCCCGACATCAGAGGGCGCGGTCTAGGGCCAGACACaaggggtgataggagagggcCAAACATGGCAGATCCAGGGCCAGACaagaggggtgataggagagggcCAGGGTCAGACATGAGAGTTCCAGGGCCAGATatgaggggtgataggagagggcCAGACATGTGGGATGATAGGAGAGGGTCTTCACCAAACATGAGGGGTCCCGGGCCGGACATGAGCGGTGCAGGACCAGACATGTGGGATGAGAGTAGAGGGCCAGATAGGAGAGGTCCAGGGCCAGACaagaggggtgataggagagggcCAGGGCCAGATATGAGGGGTGATAGGAGATGGTCAGGGCCAGACATGAGCGGTGCAGGACCAGACATGTGGGATGAGAGTACAGGGCCAGATATGAGAGAGCCAGGGCCAGACACAAGGGGTGATAGGAGATGGCCAGGGCCAGATATGAGAGGGCCAGGGCCAGACACAAGGGGTGATGGGAGATGGCCAGGGCCAGACATGAGAGGGCCAGGGCCAGACACAAGGGGTGATGGGAGATGGTCAGGGCCAGACATTAGGGGGGATAGGAGAGGGTCAGATATTAGTGTTGATAGGAGAGGCCCAGGGCCAGACATGTTGGGTGAAAGGAGAGGGCCAAACATGAGAGATCCAGGGCCTGACACGAGGGGTCCAGGGCTAGACATGGGTCAAGAAATGCGAGCCCCAGATCCAGACATGAGAAGTCCAGATATAAGAGGAGATcacttcacaacaacaacaaatcatTTTGGAGGATCAAGGGGAGTACAAAGTCCTGGTTTCCATGGCCCCAGGGGTCCTCGTCCCTCGAGGTTCAACCAGCCCAGAGGCTCATCTCGAGGGTATTTCCCAGACAATGGGGGGCAGCCACGGTTTGACGGTCCACGGCTAGTGGTAAGACCGTTGAGGCCTAAAGGAGGTTTACTCCCCACTCCCCCGGAGGGTCTCATGAGTTTGCCGAACAACAGTCCTGATGCTTTTAGAGAAGACCAATGGCGGAACAGTCACTCGCCTGATAAGAGGAGAACAAGCCTACCCATAGAAGACTGTGAAATGAGAAACTATGGAGACAGAGAAAATAACTCTGAAGAACGTGGCCGTGGTGTTAACCCCCGAGACAGGGTTAACTTCCAGGGCACGGCGCCCTGCTTGTCCCAGGAGAGGCAGTTGCCTGAGGACAATGGGAGAGAGCGGGGTGGCAGTCAAGGAAGACAGTGGGACAGGGGGACAGGTAGGCTTGtgagtagggagagagaaagggttagAGGGAGCGAAGTAGACAGCCCCAGAGAGGAGGTAGATGAAAAGCAAAAGACACCCACAGAAAAGGACAGAGACATTGGCAGAGCCACAAGCAGGGAAGGAGAGGCAAACAGAGGAGGTGTTAGTCTGCACAACCGTTCAATCTCAAAAGACAATGACCGAGACATTTTAAAGGATGGAAGTGGAAAGAAAGAAGAACAAATGGAGGGAAAGGGTAAAACGGTTGAATTAACAGACACGCCCCCCCAGGTAGACACGCCCCCCCAGGTAGACATGCCCCCCCAGGTAGACACGCCCCCCCAGGTAGACACGCCCCCCCAGGTAGACACGCCCCAGGAGAGTAAAGGGCCTGTTTGACTGGAGACTACTGTTAACAGAAATGCATGGACTAAGTTTGAAGTTGGTTCAGTTCATAATGTACTACGTAGTCGTTTTCACTACATCATAAAACACCCATAACTTTTTGAATGTCATGACTGAACGTACCTTGTTTCATTCAATTTAGTTTTAAAATTGTACAAATTATGTGCTTTCAGAATTTCCAGATTAAAACTCATGTCAAGTCAAACATAATAGATATGTACATTGTGttgatggattttttttttttttttttttaaagtccaaACCTATTGAGCCATACTGCTGTCATCTATTCACTGATTAGAAAAAGCCTTCATGTTGGATCATCTCATGATAATTATGTTTTAGAAtacatatattattttttttactctgtTTTAATTTGTTGAACCGAGGCCAATAAAAACAGTAAAGGAATGATCATACTTGCATTTAATTTGAACCACAATCTATTATCATCTTTGTCTGATAGACATTTTGCCTAATAATGTAAGTATGCATATGTTTGAGTTTTGCTTGCAATAGAAATTGACTGAATATAAGAATTATTGCATAATCAAAATGTCCTGCCATATTATCTTTGGTCAAGCCTTGGGGTATTATTAACCTAAACTCAGGCCCACAGTGAAAGCACTTTCTCAGTTATGAGTTTATCCACTCAGCTCTGTGCTGTAGTTTAATACCAACTCTTGCTCCTGTGGTTGGTGCTTTGGGGGTATTTGCGCCCCAGTTAAAAATGACATGAAATTACACATACATGGACCCCAATAACTACGgtaaaccaatcaatcaaatgtatattTATATAGTTAGTGCAGACAAAAAGACGGCATTACTATTTCACTCTACGCTTTTAACcaatagagagcaatagtaatgacATATTTTTGTAGGCACTTAACTCCGCCATTGCTCGTTAGCCAAAGATTATTGGgaaatgtaatgtttttgtttttaggaTAAATGGTTCCACCCTATTCTTTCCCTATTCATTTTCCCCATAgagcagtcaaacagggaaatggttccaatagatTTTCCACCATTAATTCTTCCCATAGGGAAtttcagaaacacttaaaataagggctgtgttttgtgtaggcttacactggcatgacgttttgataaccatgtaactctttctcggacaaggtgacttcggggaaaaaaacgagctccgactggggggaaaaaacgattaaATGGTCATCCAACTTGAAATTCCAACCCGGatactcgggcctctttctagaactccgactttccgacctgaagattcactgacgtcatgatttgttcgaatttttctgagttcccagttattTTGAAGAGGCATCTATAGGGATGGCTGAACCAGAGGTAACTAATTTCCGGGTTTTAGAACTACAACATAGAAGTTCTCATTGTTATATCTGTGACTACAAGCTGTTGAGCTCTATGTCGAAAGATGGTGTTTAGATGGCAAATGGTTATGGCTAGATGGTATACACATACGGACGGAACTgcttaatttgtatttttttgtcatttggGGAGAATTGTAGGATTTTAACCAACCCTACCGCAAACCATTTTCCTAACCATAAccaaattctcctaacctactacgttaattatcctaacctgctgcgtaagttctcctaacctgccatgaaAAGTAAATTCTGTCCGTAGCTGTATACCAGCTAGTCTTGACCGGTTAAAAGGCCTGGTGACTGGTTGAACCACAGCTACAACTACGTTAGGTTGAACAGGTGGATTGGAAAGCAAAGTTATTTAGCACTAGAGGTAATTGGCACATAagcaaatacactgaacaaaaatatacatttaacatgcaacaatttctaagattttactgaattacagttcatataaggaaattagtcaattgaaataaattcattaggccctaatctatggatttcacgtgactggAAATACAGgtatgggacattttcagcttccaggaattgtgtacagagccTTGCGGCATGGGgctatgcattatcatgctgaaacatgaggtgatggtggcagatgaaaggcacgacaatgggcctcagaatctcgtcacagtatctctgtgcattcaaattgccatcgataaaatgcatttgtgttcggtgtccatagcttatgcctgcccataccataacccaactctgccaccaccatggggcactctgttcacaacgttgacctCACCAAACCGGTCGCCCACACAAccccatacacgctgtctgccatcttccCAGTACAGATGAAACCACACTTCTCTAGCATGctagtggccatcaaaggtgagcatttgcccactgaagtcggttacgacgccgaatgcagacaggtcaagaccctggtgaggacgacgagcatgcagattagcttccctgagactgtttctgagagtttgtgcagaaattctttggttgtgcaaacccagtttcat encodes:
- the LOC115168372 gene encoding neuroblast differentiation-associated protein AHNAK; this translates as MRGDRRGPEPDMRGDRRGPEPDMRCDRRGPEPDMRGDRRGPEPDMRGDRRGPEPDMRGDRRGPEPDMRGDRRGPDIWDDGRGPGPDMTAPEVPGPDPDMRSPDMRVDHFTPTANFGGQRPTSTHFSSPRMISPVQRGHFEDQRGVHRPGFRPRGPRPSRFNQPRGSYPGHFPGGQPRFRFDGRQGVVRPAHASLVTPREHSIQSPSEILIETQIPSQGPPHMASPNNKGERSSNLERRDPDIGEERRNPGSDISGPDMMGPGPDMRGDRRGPGPDMRGDRRGPEIRGPDMMGPGPDMRGDRRGPDMRDSGPDIRGPGLGPDTRGDRRGPGTDMRGERRGPGPDMRGERRGPGPDMRGDGRGPGPDMRGDGRGPGPDMRGDGRGPGPDMRGDGRGPGPDMRGDGRGPGPDMRGDGRGPDMRGPGPDMRDPGPDTRGDRRGPGPDMRGPGPDMRCDRGGPGSDMRVLGPDMRDTGPDIRGPDTRGDMRGPGLDMRGPGPDMRGDRGGPGPDMRVLGPDMRGPGPDLRGDRGGPGPDMRGDRRGQGSNMRGDRRGPDMRDPGPDTRGERRRPDMRDPGPDMRGPGLGRDTRGDRRWPGQDLRGPGPDIRGPGLGPDTRGDRRGPDIRGPRTDMRGDRRDPGPDMRDPGPDMRDPGPDILGPGPDMQGPGPDMQGPGPDMQGPEPDMRTPEPDIRGPGLGPDTRGYRRGPGPDLRGPGPDMWGDRRGPGPDMRVDRRGPGPGMRGPEPDIKGPGLGPDTRGDRRGPGLDMRGDRRGPGPDMRGDRRGPGPDMRGPGPGMRDQEPDIREPGLGPDTRVDRRGTGPDMRGTWPETRGDRRGPGKDLRGLGPDMRRPGPDTRSDRRGPGPDTRDQEPDIREPGLEPDTRGDKRGPGPDLRGLEPDMRGPGPGTRGDRRGPEPDIWGPGPESRDQDPDIRGPDTRGDRRDTGPDIGWPGLWPDTRSDRRGPNMRDPGPDKRVVRRGSGPEMEVPGPETRGDRRAPGTEMRGPGPDTREQEPDIRGRGLGPDTRGDRRGPNMADPGPDKRGDRRGPGSDMRVPGPDMRGDRRGPDMWDDRRGSSPNMRGPGPDMSGAGPDMWDESRGPDRRGPGPDKRGDRRGPGPDMRGDRRWSGPDMSGAGPDMWDESTGPDMREPGPDTRGDRRWPGPDMRGPGPDTRGDGRWSGPDIRGDRRGSDISVDRRGPGPDMLGERRGPNMRDPGPDTRGPGLDMGQEMRAPDPDMRSPDIRGDHFTTTTNHFGGSRGVQSPGFHGPRGPRPSRFNQPRGSSRGYFPDNGGQPRFDGPRLVVRPLRPKGGLLPTPPEGLMSLPNNSPDAFREDQWRNSHSPDKRRTSLPIEDCEMRNYGDRENNSEERGRGVNPRDRVNFQGTAPCLSQERQLPEDNGRERGGSQGRQWDRGTGRLVSRERERVRGSEVDSPREEVDEKQKTPTEKDRDIGRATSREGEANRGGVSLHNRSISKDNDRDILKDGSGKKEEQMEGKGKTVELTDTPPQVDTPPQVDMPPQVDTPPQVDTPPQVDTPQESKGPV